In Gossypium hirsutum isolate 1008001.06 chromosome A10, Gossypium_hirsutum_v2.1, whole genome shotgun sequence, the DNA window AAAATGGTTAGTAgtgattattttgttatttttttaaaattgagtgctTGAATTGAAACTTGACTAACTGTTTTGCCAACTACCCAAAATTGAGTAATTGATGGTGtaatttactattttataaattaatcaaaacgttgatttgattattatacaatatttaacgtatttatttattacataattttttttacgaCATACCAAAATCTCTCCTTCCACGTGTGTTCCAGACCACAACACTGCACATTTATAGATAGATATATtctcaaattatttatataaaaaaaaaacttgcaacttgtATTCCACGATCAAATTTTAtgatacatttattcaattaaaatttgtaaagttcaatttattgtatattttattaataacttTATTCAAATAAATGAGTAGGAATCTATCTATTcaatcccaaatttaaaaaataaaaataaaaaataaaaacatgaaaagaGCCGAGTCTAAGGATGCCTGCAACCATTGAAGAACAGCAAGAACAAGAAAAAGAATTCTGCGGTAAAGCTCATAAATATTCTCAACTAATCCAAACCCATTAAGAAATTCTTATAAACATGTTCCTTCCCCAGTTAACCAATGCATTGACCTTTCTTTCTATGTCGCATTTATTGAGATTCGATGCCTCCCCAACGCCTTTGATTACTCTGTTTTCTCAATTCTACTTAAAATTTTTCCAGTTACCCTATATTTACGTCTTTctactctgtttcttttaatcAAGCTCCgttttttttcccttaattcttgtttctttttcttatctTCTTCTTCGTCTTTAGGTAGCTGATGGTTGCTCTGTTTTCTTCTTGGAGAAACCAAATGATATTGTGTCCAGCAAAATTATGGTTTTCAATAACAGTAATAGTTCTTTTTCTTAGCTCCCGAGCAAAATCTGTTCATTCAGAGAAGAATAAGTGCCATGGCTCTTGCGTAACCAACAATTTCACAACACCCTTGCCGTATCCATTCGGATTCTCATCGGGTTGCCCCATCCGACTCAGATGCACCCGAAGCGGTGTTAGGATCGGAGGCTTTCATGTCCTCAACGTGACTTCCACATACATCATCGTCGGCCTTCCCACCAAATGCGACCGACAGGTTTCTTCGATCAATGCTTTGTTCGGAGAAAACTACGCCGTTTCAACTTCCAACAATCTTCTGCTACAAAGCTGTTCGAAACCCATAGAAGCTCCATGTGAAATAAGGCCCAAGTTTTTAGAACCATCATTCAATCTCAACCCTTGTGTTTCTAAGGGCGGCAACATAAGTTGCTTCGCCGGCAATCCTGGTGAGAAGTTGTTGAGTTTCGAGGAAGTTAATGGAACGCAGTGCCGTTTCGTGCTTTCCTCGACTTCATTTGTGGTTGACTCGGCGAGGAACTCATCGATTTCTTTGGAACTCGATCGAGTTAACttggaatggtggatgaaggggCAGCCTGATTGTGATAGAAATGCTAATTATGAGCCTGTCAAGACTGGTAATACGACGGTGGGGTTTAAGTGCTTTTGCAAAGACGGGTTTGAAGGAGATGGCTTCCGAGCTGGCGATGGCTGCCGGAGAGGTAAGTCAACCGAACCGGGTcaatcatttttttcttcttatttattatttttggtaataTTCTACAGgggataaaattttataactttactGCTATTAAGAAAATTACAATATCCTCcgctatatatttttcttataaaattattaatatatccaagctttttataaataaaactgAATTGTGTTTTCCTCAGTGTTTTAATCTCTATCATGGAAGGAACTTACATTTTCCTTTTTGCTATTATAACTATAATGGTAAATTTTCAGTTCAGGTCCCTCTTTTATacttacatttaaaatttaatctttatattttaatttaacataatttgattACTGATATTAGATTATTGAACTAATCAACATCTCTAGCTATTCTAACTAattttttagtctttttttttaaatagttttctatcaaaacaatttattttcgcataataaattagaataagtgttattaaaaatatttgtatcaaCTACTAAAAATATTAAGAGTGCTATATTCGGACTAATTAATAATATGACTCTTTTTCTAGTCATTATTAGATAATGATCAAATTGTTGTATTTTATATCTCTATTACGCTCACATTtgagatttagtatttatattttaatttggcatGGTTTGATTAAAGACATTAGTTAGCCCAAATAATTAAGATCTTTAGTTATATCCATTAAAATAATTACATGAATTTCTCCTAAAAACATAGAAtgggtatttttttaaaaaaaaattaacctcaATGTTTGATCAGAATAATTAAGGGTATCAACTATCTCAACTAACCAATGATATTATATAGAgtaatcaaattatatcaaattaaagaatAGATactaaaaatctaaatttaagcATAACAGAAATACCATAATCAtaatttgatctaaaataatTTATCTCTAACACAATCAtttgtcattttatttaatacaagcagtgaaaatttttaactccacaaactaatttaaaattttgtcacATGTCCtattggtatttttataaataaaattaattttaatttaatttaactaatataATTGATTATATATTTATGGGAAATGAATCGGAGTAGTGAACTaatatttactaaaaaataataaaaaattatatttgcgTATGCCTTACCAGTAAtaaaaagtaaagaaatttattcatattttattattcatgttatttacttttggctgaaaacatttatcatttataaattttaaaaagaaattataaattcttTTGGTGTCACAGACTTAGATTTGTGCAATCCATGACGCAGGAGTActcccctaaaatagaaaattttctatttatatcttttaaaattttaaattaataaaagtaaaattatattttgacccctaaaaatgataaaattttgatttaatcatttaaaaattataaatatataggctattgaaatgataaaattacattttttacttACAATTTAGTTTCGACCTCGGGGACATATTATACTAATTATGTTTAAACTAGATTTTGACATgtaaatttgtggtctcgagacaaGTTTTATACACTCATTTCAAGTAATTCACAACATTATCCGATGTCCGACACGTATTTTTCATGAATATCAGTTTATTAACTatgaagataaaaaaattaaataattattgaatattCATATCAAGACAATTATATACAGTAATATAGATATTAGCATATAGTTTATACCATAAATGTGATGTAATTACTGTGAGAACAATAGCATAGGAAATGCTTAAACGCATGGTCTTTTGCTTTGATTATATTCAATAATTGTAATTGGATAAACTCAGTAACTCCTTTTTTTCCGAATGCTACAATTTAACAGTTTCTAAATGCAATGCTTCAAAATACATGTCTGGCAAATGCGGGGGAACTACAAGAGTTGTTGTTCTTATTGGAGGTAATCGAGCAACAAGTACTGTTATCATCATTCTTATAGTTTCTGTCAATGTTAGTAAGCATCTTTgtatgacattcgtatcctatacatACCTGGACAAAGGATTTTCGATTAAATCCTTTAAGGGCTTTCCAAATACTTACGCCATATTCGAGTAACATATGAACCCTGTcgttgtgtttgtgttgttaggGCTTGCGGTTGGGGCTTTGTTGATGGGTGGGGTGGCTCTTTTATGTTGCTATATTCGAAGGCGAACTAATTCGATAAACAAACGGATGAATGCAAAGCGGCTTATATATGAAGCAGCCGGCAATTCTAGTGTTCCTTTCTATGCCTATAGAGAAATTGAAAAAGCTACAAATGGTTTCTCTGATAAACAAAGACTAGGGATTGGAGCCTATGGTGCAGTTTATTCAGGGAAACTCCAAAATGTTGATTGGGTTGCCATAAAAAGGTTCAGGTTTAGAGACCCTGCTAGCATTGATCAAGTAATGAATGAGATCAAGCTCCTTTCATCGGTCAGCCACCCGAATCTTGTTCGTCTCTTAGGTTGCTGCATTGAGGAAGGCGAACCGATCCTGGTTTATGAATTTATGCCAAATGGAACTTTATTGCAGCATCTGCAACGAGAGAGGGGTGAAGGACTTCCATGGACAGTAAGGCTTACCATTGCTGCTGAAACTGCCAAAGCTATTGCTTATCTTCACTCTGTGAATCCCCCAATTTTTCATAGAGATATAAAGTCTAGCAACATACTATTGgattataattatagatcaaagGTGGCTGATTTTGGCCTTTCAAGGCTGGGGATGACAGAATCATCCCACATCTCCACTGCCCCACAAGGAACACCAGGTTATCTCGATCCGCAATACCATCAGTACTTCCATCTTTCGGATAAAAGTGATGTTTATAGTTTCGGGGTTGTTCTCGTGGAGATAATAACTGCATTGAAAGTGGTCGATTTCGCCCGGCAGCATAGCGAGGTAAACTTGGCTGCACTTGCTAGTGATAGGATAGGAAGAGGCTGCATCGATGAGATAATCGATCCTTTTCTTGACCCACACAAGGATGCTTGGACAATGTCATCAATCCATAATGTGGCTGAGCTAGCATTTAGATGCCTTGCTTTTCATGGTGACATGAGGCCTAGCATGTCGGAAGTGGCCGAAGAGCTAGAACACATCCGGTTTAGCGCCTGGGTTCCCAGCTTGTCACCATCGGCTTCCTCTTATTCATCGTCAGATAATGAgagtgaaaaatgtttaagtacAAAGATGGGAAGCCAGAGATTGGTTGTGAAGCAAAGGGAAGAAGATCATAGTTCCCCTGTTTCAGTCCAAGAGTATTGGTTAAGTGGAGAAAGTTCACCTTCAACAAACAGCTTGTTGGGTAATGCATCTCAGCGAGAATGAGGCCTCATATGTAGTGCTCCGTATCATTGTTATCGATACTTTTTTCCCGTCTTGCAAGCAAAGTTGAAACCAGGAATTGTTTATAGCAATTGGTAAAGTGATTACTTTTGCTTTTATTAATATGAGTTTTGATTCTCTGACATACTTACAAAGCCTTTGATTCTCTAAAATGTTGAAACAGATTCATGGGTCATCAATTAAAAAGATCAGTTGGGAAAAGAATCCTGAAGTGCATATTTTCCGGGGAGAGGGGAATGGGAGTGTTCTGATCTTCATGTTTTAGGCTACAAAACCCTTAaatcttattttcttattttttttcttttcaatattaAAGAGGAGGAAATTAAACTTTTTTCCATGTTTGAAATTAAGTCGTCAAAGTATACACGTAGCCGATTGAATTGGATAAAATCGTcacataattaataaatttttacaaaaaaaacttaaaatacgATGTTTAAATCAATATAATTGAAGCacttaagttttaaaatttttaaatataagaactaaatctcaaattttgtcaaatcttttttaaaaaattctcactAATGAACTTGGGTTGGGCGAATGAGCCCAATGGTTATGAAATACTATAAGGAAGtggaaaccctaaccctaaatcaCGTCTCCCCGATATAATAAATCCAGAAGCGCTTCCATGTCAAAACCTCATTCTTTTCCTCTTTAAATCTGAAACGAAATAGGTTTCCCCTCCCCTCCCTTCCtcttgtttttgttatttttaaccATGAAAGATTGCAAGTGGTGGAACAGGAAGGGTTTCTCGGTGATGATGGAATACGATGACGAGTCCGATTTCCATTCTTTCAAATCGTGACTACAAATCGAGGCATTTGTCTGAGAGAAATCCATATTCTTTGTGTTTTTACCTCtctttttttaattccaaaaaatAAGAATGATTATTTTTTTGGTGCGAGGCATAATGAGGAAGAAGTAACAAAAAATCTGACTTATTGTGATGATCAATCACCTCCTACTCATTCTGAATGCCGCTAAAAAAATATCCATACAATGGTTTTATTTTGggtaaagattttttttaaagaaagagaaaaggTTTGATAAGTGATTTATGGTTGAAGAGGATTGCCAGTTTTACCTTTGATGTGTGTGTAAACTTAGAATTTTGTAAaggataaataaaattaattaggctagtttttgaattaattgaaatttgaGGATGAGGATGTGTGTATCAATTAATGGTGGGCTTAACATAGAAattgtcttcttctttttttcatccTATTACTTTAAGCCCACCTTAAGTTATTATTTTATCCATTTACCTACTTTGGTAtccaaatttcactttaaaaaatattttttattcattccttttctttttattttttataattcttcttcttttgttcAAAATTACTTTTCCAAAAGAAGTTAAAATGTTTGTGATTAACTTTGTTTTTAAGTTTCCCAAAGAGTAACGTAAATCACTAGTGCTTTTAAGATCAaattaatttgattgattaaaGTGAGAAACAATTGAATTGATTGGTTGGCTCGAAAATCAATTGGGTATTAATTAGGAAATAGTTATTGAATCAATATAAGCAGgttcaaccatattttttttatatatatgaattttttataatttatttaattaaattaaaaaaattagtgtcTAATTCAACCACtgattttcatatatattataaaaaaaagtgaagaaaAAAACATAGTTGAgtataaatttgtttttaaataaacttCACCGGTGAAAGTATAACtcgaaaaaaaaaagtatttttgatatcacttgtgataaaaaaaaacatcagataaaaaagaaaaagcaaatttaagtaccaatttatgaaaaaaaatttaatccaaaaatgtTTAAAACAAGTCAAACAAATAATAGAgtatacaatttaaaaaaaaactcattaattatataaaatgttgTTTAATAAACTTCATAAATACAATGTTaaacaaactcaaaataaacaagtaaaaaaattattacataaattaaacaaTTAGATCAACTCATATTATGTATCTaacaattcataattcaataaattcaagttaaataataaaagtttaattttaaatttataatatattttaaaattaatttttgggtaaattacaccaataaTCACTCAACTTCAAGGTAACTAACAAAACAATCACTTTGATTTCATTTCAGCCACTAAACTTTAaatgacaaaacagtcactaatGTTATTAAAAAGTGACAAATCAATCACTAGTTAACATTTTCTGTTACTATCTTAACAGAATCGCTGATGTGACAAGTTAACTAGCTGATGTGGCCAGTTCACTTGTCACGTTGGACAAGTAGTCAAAGGGTCAATGATGGGCGTCGAAACTAccaaaaataattcctaaaagcaAAATGACTCTAGATAGTAATAAAtagtggtagtagggtcgagtccatAGAGATTGGTATTATAATTAACTTTCATGTTTAACTTGCGATCAGAATTTCTATCGTGTTGATAATCGTGACAATAGTCATGTCCACGACTCCAAACGGACCTgctgaaaagtaaaaaaaataaatcagagaacttttaaaatgtttagatattaaataattgaaacaacataaataaataattaaataaattgaaaattaaattcgaATTTTGTAATCAGAGATAATAAGCCTTAGCCCTAGACTCGGTAGATTCTGAATTTTGAATCGATCTTCGAAAATTAATTTTCACCTCCAAACAATAAGCTGATTATAGAAGTTAAGAACATCCTAACTGTCAATTCTTACTCTCATAGCTAGTCTTGatacgacctgcaaaccaacccttaccgattatctaaccgagatacacACGTTCCCGATTCAAGATTCCGACAGCCTTGCGTTCTAAAGAACCCAACTTGAATTAACAGCCTCAACCACATGGGTCATTTAAATCCGATCATTTTTTCCTCAATTTGTTCTCAGAGATTCGAATACAGCATGACCAACTTGTTTCCCCAGTTGTCCGCAAACACGACTCCAACCAATGCACTTTTTGACTTGAAATTGAGTTAAC includes these proteins:
- the LOC107897518 gene encoding wall-associated receptor kinase-like 14, yielding MVALFSSWRNQMILCPAKLWFSITVIVLFLSSRAKSVHSEKNKCHGSCVTNNFTTPLPYPFGFSSGCPIRLRCTRSGVRIGGFHVLNVTSTYIIVGLPTKCDRQVSSINALFGENYAVSTSNNLLLQSCSKPIEAPCEIRPKFLEPSFNLNPCVSKGGNISCFAGNPGEKLLSFEEVNGTQCRFVLSSTSFVVDSARNSSISLELDRVNLEWWMKGQPDCDRNANYEPVKTGNTTVGFKCFCKDGFEGDGFRAGDGCRRVSKCNASKYMSGKCGGTTRVVVLIGGLAVGALLMGGVALLCCYIRRRTNSINKRMNAKRLIYEAAGNSSVPFYAYREIEKATNGFSDKQRLGIGAYGAVYSGKLQNVDWVAIKRFRFRDPASIDQVMNEIKLLSSVSHPNLVRLLGCCIEEGEPILVYEFMPNGTLLQHLQRERGEGLPWTVRLTIAAETAKAIAYLHSVNPPIFHRDIKSSNILLDYNYRSKVADFGLSRLGMTESSHISTAPQGTPGYLDPQYHQYFHLSDKSDVYSFGVVLVEIITALKVVDFARQHSEVNLAALASDRIGRGCIDEIIDPFLDPHKDAWTMSSIHNVAELAFRCLAFHGDMRPSMSEVAEELEHIRFSAWVPSLSPSASSYSSSDNESEKCLSTKMGSQRLVVKQREEDHSSPVSVQEYWLSGESSPSTNSLLGNASQRE